The sequence below is a genomic window from Armatimonadota bacterium.
CCTGCGGGGGGCCCTGACGGACGTCTATCCGATGTCTCGCCCGCGCAGTGCCCGCCAGATCTTCGCGGGAGTCAGCGGCAGGTCCAGATGAACGATGCCGCGGGCGGCCAGGGCGTCCAGCACCGCGTTGGCCAGCGCCGCCGGGGCACCGGTGGTCCCCGCCTCGCCCAATCCTTTGGCCCCCAGCGGGTTGAGCGGAGACGGCGTGTGCTGGAACTCGCCGACCAGCTCCGGCATCCCCGCCGCCCGGGGCACCGCGTAGTCCATCAGCGTCGCCGTCTGCAGCTGGCCGTCTGCGGAGTACACGACCTCCTCCAGCAGCGCCTGGCCCAGGCCCTGGACGATGCCGCCGGCGATCTGGCCCTCGGCCAGCAGGGGGTTGACCACCGTTCCGGCGTCGTCCACTGCCACCATCCGCAGGACGTGGACCTCGCCGGTGTCCGGGTCCACCTCCACCACCGCCGCGTAGGCGCCTGAAGGAAAGACCGGCCCCGACATCCGGAAGACGGCGCTGGCTTCCAGTCCCATCTCCAGGTCCGGGGGCAGGCGGGCCGGCTGGTAGGCCGCGGCGGCCACATCGGCCAGGGTCAGAGCCCGCTCGGGCGCCCCGCGGACGTGCAGCCGCCCGTCGGTCCAGACCACGTCCGCCGCCGGCGCCTCCAGCAGGTGGGCGGCGATGCGGGTGGCCTTGTCCGCCACCTTCTGCGATGCGACCAGCAGCGCCGAGCCGCCCAGGGTGGTGGAGCGGCTGCCGAAGGTGCCCACGCCCCGGGGGACGACGGCGCTGTCGCCCATCTCCACCGAGACCGCCTCCGGGTCCACCTGCAGGACCTCGGCGACGATCTGGCTGAACGTGGTTACGTGTCCCTGCCCGGTGGGCGTGGAGCCCACCCGCGCGATGACCCGGCCCGCAGGGGTGACGCTGACCGACGCGCTTTCCCACAGCAGGGCTCCCGCCCTCTCCACGTACACGGCGACGCCGACCCCCACAAGTCGGCCCTCCGCCCGAGCGCGGGCCTGCGCGGCGCGCCAGCGGTCGTAGTCCACCAGCTCGCACGCCCGCCGCAGCGCGCGGGCGTAGTCGCCCGAGTCGTAGGTGAAGCCCAGCGGCGTCCTGTAGGGAAACTGCTGCGGGGGGATGAGGTTGCGCCGGCGCAGCTCCACCGGGTCCACCCCCAGGTCGCGGGCGACCAGATCCACGGTGCGCTCGACCA
It includes:
- a CDS encoding xanthine dehydrogenase family protein molybdopterin-binding subunit; its protein translation is MSVSSRRWIGRPLRRREDPRFLRGEARYIDDLILPGTVHMAVVRSPLAHGVLRAVRTDAAASHPGVLAVVTAADLAGAVRPVPPNPVEGAQVAAVPHPILAADRVRYVGQPVAAVLARSREEAEDAAGLVSLDCDPLPAVVDPLASLQGAVRLHDSLPDNILVRWSRSSGDVDGAFARAHRVVRQHFVIPRLAAVPVETRGAVASYDPGRDLLTVWISAQDPHRPLAALSRALGRPDDRIRVIVPDVGGAFGAKGHAPPEAILAAHLAMRTGRPVKWVEDRRDNLAAMYQGRGLVADVEVACDASGRLLALRARLVADLGAYLYPPTAQVPVTTAMLLTGAYRIPAAAVELVGVATTKVPTGPYRGAGRPEAAYLVERTVDLVARDLGVDPVELRRRNLIPPQQFPYRTPLGFTYDSGDYARALRRACELVDYDRWRAAQARARAEGRLVGVGVAVYVERAGALLWESASVSVTPAGRVIARVGSTPTGQGHVTTFSQIVAEVLQVDPEAVSVEMGDSAVVPRGVGTFGSRSTTLGGSALLVASQKVADKATRIAAHLLEAPAADVVWTDGRLHVRGAPERALTLADVAAAAYQPARLPPDLEMGLEASAVFRMSGPVFPSGAYAAVVEVDPDTGEVHVLRMVAVDDAGTVVNPLLAEGQIAGGIVQGLGQALLEEVVYSADGQLQTATLMDYAVPRAAGMPELVGEFQHTPSPLNPLGAKGLGEAGTTGAPAALANAVLDALAARGIVHLDLPLTPAKIWRALRGRDIG